In a genomic window of Dyadobacter fermentans DSM 18053:
- a CDS encoding AI-2E family transporter, translated as MMVAIYLGQDIIVPLALAGLLAVLLRPLEQRLMRMGIPKLIAITLALTLAILVVSAVAVLISMQVADFSDEWPKLKRNIDHFYRDARRWIRREYSVSYRQQAEYLKNAQTKTLETFQGPETLGAVTGPLGTLILIPIYTFLLLYYRAMLIHFSVVLFAEEQKHRVLEILGEIKSIIQSYMVGLLLETTAVAVLNSAGLLVLNVQYAILLGVMAAILNLVPYIGGLVATALAVMVTFISHPEIDVLLGVVGIFIVVQIIDNNFLVPFIVGSKVKINALVSIVGVLVGGALAGLSGMFLSIPAIAMMKVIFDRVEGLEPWGILLGDQTPEQANNNLFRFVNLKKPAADDAKEENQS; from the coding sequence ATGATGGTTGCCATTTACCTTGGGCAGGACATTATTGTTCCATTGGCGCTGGCCGGACTGCTCGCGGTGCTGCTGCGGCCGCTCGAACAGCGGCTGATGCGAATGGGGATTCCCAAACTGATCGCAATTACCCTGGCGCTTACGCTCGCGATCCTGGTTGTGTCGGCGGTGGCGGTGCTCATTTCCATGCAGGTGGCCGATTTTTCGGACGAATGGCCTAAGCTGAAACGCAATATCGATCACTTTTACCGCGATGCGCGCCGGTGGATTCGCCGGGAATACAGCGTAAGCTACCGCCAGCAGGCCGAATACCTCAAAAACGCGCAAACGAAAACCCTCGAGACGTTCCAGGGTCCCGAAACCCTCGGTGCGGTGACAGGTCCGCTCGGTACACTGATCCTCATTCCGATTTACACGTTCCTGCTGCTTTACTACCGGGCTATGCTTATCCATTTTTCGGTGGTGCTCTTCGCGGAGGAACAAAAGCACCGCGTTCTGGAAATTCTTGGAGAGATCAAATCGATCATTCAGAGTTACATGGTGGGATTATTGCTCGAAACCACCGCGGTGGCCGTGCTCAATTCGGCTGGTCTGCTGGTGCTGAATGTGCAATATGCGATCCTGCTGGGCGTGATGGCTGCCATCCTGAACCTCGTACCCTACATCGGCGGGCTCGTGGCTACGGCCCTCGCGGTAATGGTGACGTTCATCAGCCATCCGGAAATAGATGTGCTGCTGGGCGTTGTGGGGATTTTTATCGTGGTGCAGATCATTGACAACAACTTCCTCGTGCCGTTCATCGTCGGTTCGAAGGTGAAGATCAATGCCCTGGTGTCAATTGTGGGCGTGCTGGTGGGAGGTGCGCTCGCGGGACTGTCCGGGATGTTCCTTTCCATTCCGGCCATTGCCATGATGAAGGTAATTTTCGACCGCGTCGAGGGATTGGAGCCGTGGGGCATTTTGCTGGGCGACCAAACGCCCGAGCAGGCGAACAACAATCTGTTCCGGTTTGTGAATCTCAAAAAACCGGCCGCGGACGACGCAAAAGAAGAAAACCAGTCGTGA
- a CDS encoding ABC1 kinase family protein, translating into METIDSIPTSKIRRATRLISTGVKIGGNYLKYYGEKITSPETARDNLNSNNAEDIYDSLKSLKGSALKLAQMLSMEKNFLPQAYVEKFSLSQFSVPPLSAPLVVKTFRKYFGKSPLELFDTFNPNAINAASIGQVHKATHEGKELAVKIQYPGVAESISTDLALVKPIAMKMFNIQAKDSDKYFKEVETKLTEETNYILEIAQSTEIAEACEHIPNLRFPKYYPEFSSERVITMDWMSGVHWSEFCKTNPSQETANKIGQALWDFYMFQVHQLRKVHADPHPGNFLIDENDNLIAIDFGCIKEIPEEFYVPYFELAEPENLNNPAVFHAKLAELEILTEKDTQAEIVYFSNLFRDILALLTQPFQAETFDFSDEAFFLKLAALGEKYANDKELRKMNMNRGSKHFIYINRTFFGLFSLLHDLKAVVDTKQFVS; encoded by the coding sequence ATGGAAACAATTGACAGTATCCCTACTTCCAAAATACGGCGTGCCACCCGGCTTATTTCAACAGGGGTTAAGATTGGGGGAAATTATCTGAAATATTACGGCGAGAAGATCACCAGTCCGGAAACGGCCCGGGACAACCTCAACAGCAACAATGCGGAGGATATTTATGATAGCCTCAAAAGCCTGAAAGGCAGCGCATTGAAGCTGGCGCAAATGCTGAGTATGGAGAAAAACTTTTTGCCGCAGGCTTATGTGGAGAAGTTTTCGCTCTCGCAGTTTTCGGTACCGCCGCTTTCGGCTCCGCTGGTGGTGAAGACTTTTCGCAAATACTTCGGCAAGTCGCCACTGGAATTGTTTGACACATTTAATCCGAATGCGATCAATGCGGCCAGCATTGGTCAGGTGCATAAGGCCACGCACGAGGGCAAGGAGCTGGCGGTAAAAATCCAGTATCCGGGAGTAGCGGAAAGCATTTCGACCGATTTAGCGCTCGTGAAGCCCATTGCGATGAAAATGTTCAACATCCAGGCGAAGGATTCGGACAAGTATTTCAAAGAAGTGGAAACGAAGCTGACCGAGGAAACGAATTACATCCTTGAAATAGCCCAGAGCACCGAAATCGCCGAAGCTTGCGAGCATATCCCAAACCTGCGCTTCCCGAAATATTATCCTGAGTTTTCCAGCGAGCGCGTGATCACGATGGATTGGATGAGCGGGGTGCATTGGTCGGAGTTTTGTAAAACAAACCCCAGCCAGGAAACGGCCAACAAAATCGGGCAGGCATTGTGGGATTTCTATATGTTCCAGGTGCACCAGCTCCGCAAAGTCCACGCCGACCCGCACCCGGGCAACTTTCTGATCGACGAAAACGATAACCTGATCGCCATTGATTTTGGTTGTATCAAAGAAATACCCGAGGAGTTTTACGTACCGTATTTCGAACTCGCCGAGCCGGAAAATCTGAACAATCCAGCCGTTTTCCACGCCAAACTGGCCGAGCTCGAAATTCTCACGGAGAAGGACACCCAGGCGGAAATCGTTTATTTCTCGAACCTGTTTCGGGACATACTCGCGCTGCTCACCCAGCCATTCCAGGCCGAGACGTTCGATTTTTCGGACGAAGCATTTTTCCTGAAACTGGCCGCGTTAGGGGAGAAATATGCGAACGACAAGGAGCTGCGCAAGATGAACATGAATCGCGGCTCGAAGCATTTTATTTATATCAACCGCACATTCTTCGGGCTTTTCAGCCTGCTGCATGACTTGAAAGCGGTGGTAGATACCAAGCAATTTGTAAGCTGA
- a CDS encoding TetR family transcriptional regulator C-terminal domain-containing protein: MATKMKALPPASEELTADKITELYMHYCLENNKKPESVYLFAKAHGFTEREFYKFFTSIDSLEKRVFVSFHNLAVNLINQSGEIDGVGFRDKLLAYYFTLVEILTANRSYVVFALKQDKNRLNGILKLKEFRNSFKEYIHEISDGYLKARSERIRKAQQDALEEGAWIQLLLTLKFWIDDESVGFEKTDLFIEKSIRATFDLIDTTPLESVIDFGKFLIKEKLK; the protein is encoded by the coding sequence ATGGCTACTAAAATGAAGGCATTACCACCTGCGAGCGAGGAGCTCACTGCCGACAAGATCACCGAATTATATATGCATTACTGCCTTGAAAACAACAAAAAGCCGGAATCCGTCTATTTGTTTGCCAAGGCGCACGGATTTACGGAGCGTGAGTTCTACAAGTTCTTCACTTCGATCGATTCGCTTGAAAAGCGCGTTTTTGTGAGTTTCCATAACTTGGCCGTGAACCTGATCAATCAGAGCGGCGAGATCGACGGCGTGGGTTTCAGGGACAAATTGCTGGCGTACTATTTCACGCTCGTGGAAATCCTGACAGCCAACCGCAGCTACGTGGTTTTTGCATTAAAACAGGACAAAAACAGGCTGAACGGCATTTTGAAGCTCAAAGAATTTCGCAACAGTTTCAAGGAATACATTCACGAGATCAGCGATGGTTACCTCAAAGCCCGGAGCGAACGCATCCGCAAGGCGCAGCAGGACGCGCTTGAAGAGGGCGCGTGGATTCAGCTGCTGCTTACCCTGAAATTCTGGATCGACGATGAATCGGTTGGTTTTGAAAAAACGGACCTGTTCATTGAAAAATCAATCCGCGCGACGTTTGACCTGATCGACACCACGCCGCTCGAAAGCGTGATCGATTTTGGGAAGTTTCTCATTAAAGAAAAATTGAAGTAA
- a CDS encoding T9SS type A sorting domain-containing protein, with the protein MKIKVTALVMLMIVGHCVHNSYAQDLDINLDPQQASVLDKTYGALEVKICNCHTANITAPANKARPLISFPDNLIIENVTNPDGSAITDFSVQKLSNDPGDHGVRLLLNTPLANTACASFLINVKGNGVGDGPIIATLGFMGPQTVGNLTANDNAVAALPVMVNFPVELDEFSVKKEENTAILEWSTAVEINSSQFDVQRSSDGHNWRTLASVTAKGNSQTQVRYSARDTDPLNGENLYRLHMIDTDGSSTYSMIRNLRFEFEPVAFFPNPARDMLQIKTSDWSKIQQISIKNTKGQAVYISAGSKARQIDLSSLKVGIYILEILTHNGEINTYRIAIAK; encoded by the coding sequence ATGAAAATAAAAGTGACAGCCCTGGTAATGCTGATGATTGTCGGCCACTGCGTACACAATAGCTACGCCCAGGACCTCGATATCAATCTCGATCCGCAACAGGCCTCTGTTCTGGACAAAACATACGGGGCTTTGGAAGTTAAAATATGTAACTGCCACACCGCAAATATTACGGCACCCGCCAATAAAGCAAGGCCGCTAATCAGTTTTCCCGACAACCTCATCATAGAAAACGTGACAAACCCGGACGGCTCGGCCATTACAGATTTTTCCGTGCAAAAGCTGAGTAACGATCCCGGCGATCATGGTGTACGTTTACTATTGAATACTCCACTGGCCAACACCGCCTGCGCTTCATTCCTGATAAATGTCAAAGGGAACGGGGTAGGTGATGGACCGATAATAGCCACTTTGGGCTTCATGGGCCCCCAAACAGTCGGGAACCTGACTGCCAACGACAATGCCGTAGCGGCGCTGCCGGTTATGGTAAATTTTCCGGTCGAGCTCGATGAATTCAGCGTCAAAAAGGAGGAAAACACCGCTATTCTGGAATGGAGCACCGCCGTTGAGATTAATTCAAGCCAATTCGACGTTCAGCGAAGCAGCGACGGACATAATTGGCGTACATTGGCGAGCGTTACAGCGAAAGGGAATTCCCAAACGCAGGTGCGCTATTCGGCCAGGGATACCGACCCTTTGAACGGCGAAAATTTGTACCGCCTCCATATGATAGATACGGACGGCTCTTCGACTTACAGCATGATACGCAACCTGAGATTTGAATTCGAGCCTGTCGCCTTCTTCCCAAACCCCGCCAGGGACATGCTGCAAATCAAGACCAGCGATTGGAGCAAAATTCAGCAAATCTCTATCAAAAACACAAAAGGACAGGCTGTTTATATCTCCGCCGGCAGCAAGGCCAGGCAGATAGACCTCAGCTCATTAAAGGTCGGCATTTATATTTTGGAAATCCTTACGCATAACGGCGAAATCAATACATACAGAATAGCTATCGCAAAGTAG
- the pdxR gene encoding MocR-like pyridoxine biosynthesis transcription factor PdxR: MSSPVEIPFRNVILLDRASGTPVYLQIAHQMINAIQRGVLVTGVQLPGTRALAEMLDVHRKTVVAAYNELDAQGWIEMLPNRGTFVTRKSPVVRGSALASVSDLKQYPERTGFAFEESMLLDRPVSLSRVDLEFTDGLPDVRLAPMDKLAKAYSSVLRRNNNRKYLSYSHVEGNVWFRERLATYLNNTRGLHIGAENIITTRGIQMGIYLASTLLLKKGDNVVVGDLSYYVANMIFQQAGANILAVPVDDQGISVEAVRQLCERTAIRMLYITPHHHYPTTVTLSAERRVELLNLSVQYGFIILEDDHDYDFHYNSSPVLPLASADGAGMVVYVGSFCKALAPGLRSGYVVAPQNLIRELGKMRRIIDRQGDLMMEQALAELLDEGEIQRHIKKAQKVYHLRRDLFTELLENDFSPYLTFKAPPGGLAIWTEWRRDINLMRVSKECLRENLHLPQTLLFQTGRLSAIRLGFGNLDEKELREAVRILKAALEKTA, encoded by the coding sequence ATGAGTAGTCCGGTTGAAATTCCCTTCCGAAATGTGATCCTGCTGGACCGTGCGTCCGGCACCCCTGTTTATCTGCAAATCGCACACCAGATGATCAACGCCATTCAGCGCGGCGTGCTGGTTACCGGCGTGCAACTGCCTGGAACACGGGCGCTTGCCGAAATGCTCGACGTGCACCGTAAAACCGTGGTGGCCGCTTACAACGAACTCGACGCGCAAGGGTGGATAGAAATGTTGCCGAACCGCGGGACGTTCGTAACCCGGAAAAGTCCGGTAGTCCGCGGCAGTGCGCTCGCGAGCGTGAGCGATTTGAAACAATACCCCGAGCGCACCGGTTTCGCATTCGAAGAGAGTATGCTGCTCGACCGGCCCGTTTCGCTTTCCCGGGTGGATTTGGAATTTACCGACGGCCTTCCCGACGTCCGCCTCGCGCCTATGGATAAGCTAGCGAAAGCCTATTCGAGTGTGTTGAGAAGAAATAACAACCGGAAATACCTTAGCTATTCGCACGTGGAAGGGAACGTCTGGTTCCGCGAGCGCCTCGCAACTTACCTGAACAACACGCGCGGGCTGCACATCGGCGCGGAGAATATCATTACCACAAGAGGCATTCAGATGGGCATTTACCTGGCCTCGACGCTGCTGCTCAAAAAGGGCGACAATGTGGTGGTGGGTGATTTGAGCTATTATGTAGCCAATATGATTTTTCAACAAGCCGGTGCGAATATCCTTGCGGTACCGGTGGATGATCAGGGGATTTCCGTAGAAGCGGTGCGCCAGCTTTGCGAGCGTACGGCCATCAGAATGCTGTACATTACGCCGCATCACCATTATCCCACCACCGTCACGCTCAGCGCCGAGCGACGGGTGGAATTGCTGAATTTGTCGGTGCAGTACGGGTTTATCATCCTCGAAGACGACCATGACTACGATTTTCACTACAACAGCAGTCCCGTGCTGCCGCTGGCGAGTGCGGACGGCGCCGGGATGGTCGTGTACGTCGGTTCATTTTGCAAGGCATTGGCGCCGGGTTTGCGGTCGGGATACGTGGTGGCGCCGCAGAACCTGATCCGGGAATTGGGCAAAATGCGGCGGATTATCGACCGGCAGGGCGACCTGATGATGGAACAAGCCCTGGCCGAGCTGCTCGATGAGGGCGAAATCCAGCGGCACATCAAGAAAGCGCAGAAAGTGTATCACCTGCGGCGGGATTTGTTTACGGAATTACTGGAAAACGATTTCAGCCCTTACCTCACCTTTAAGGCGCCGCCGGGCGGACTGGCGATCTGGACGGAGTGGCGGCGGGACATTAACCTCATGCGTGTGAGCAAGGAATGCCTGCGCGAAAACCTGCATTTGCCCCAGACGCTGCTTTTCCAAACGGGCCGGCTGAGCGCCATCCGGCTGGGTTTCGGCAATCTGGACGAAAAAGAGCTGCGGGAAGCGGTGCGGATTCTGAAAGCGGCATTGGAAAAGACCGCCTGA
- a CDS encoding GNAT family N-acetyltransferase: MYQIIRTNSEHPGFRVLTNELDDELCRIYNTNKADYEAYNRISGLTTVLLAYENGLAIACGCFKTFDADRIELKRMFVKPAFRGKGIASAMVAELEKWAAELGYQSAILETGIGQPEAIALYRKLGYHDIPHFGEFPEESRSVCLGKSLT; the protein is encoded by the coding sequence ATGTATCAGATCATCCGCACGAACAGCGAACACCCCGGCTTCCGCGTACTCACGAACGAACTGGACGACGAACTTTGCCGCATTTACAACACCAACAAGGCTGATTACGAAGCATACAACCGCATTTCCGGCCTCACAACCGTGTTACTCGCATACGAAAACGGCCTAGCTATTGCCTGCGGCTGTTTCAAAACCTTCGATGCAGATCGCATTGAGCTGAAACGCATGTTCGTAAAACCCGCATTCCGCGGCAAAGGCATTGCCTCAGCGATGGTCGCCGAGTTAGAAAAGTGGGCGGCGGAGCTGGGCTACCAATCGGCAATCCTGGAAACCGGCATTGGGCAGCCGGAAGCCATTGCATTATACCGGAAGCTTGGATACCACGATATCCCGCATTTCGGAGAATTTCCGGAGGAGTCGCGGAGTGTATGTCTGGGGAAAAGTTTAACTTAA
- a CDS encoding D-arabinono-1,4-lactone oxidase: MNKRTFIKLSSALMTAPLLSPLAGWAQADKLRNWAGNLEYSTDRLDLGKNLKQVQTIVKKYPKLKVLGTRHCFNDIADTKDQFISVVGAEEVMDLDTKNKTVTVNAGLKYGQLAPYLHEQGFALPNLASLPHISVAGACATATHGSGEKNGNLATAVSAFEMVTADGEVLKLSREKDGEKFNAAVVHLGALGVVTKVTLDVQPTFMMGQYVYENVPLSQLKAHFDEIEASGYSVSLFTNWAADDITEVWVKFKTNSAKPLKALPDKEFFGGKLATKNLHPIPELSAENCTEQMGVPGPWYERMPHFKMGFTPSSGKELQSEYFVPRKNAVDAILAISRMGKQISPHLFTSEIRTIAADNLWLSPCYKQDSVAIHFTWKQDWPAVSKLLPVIERELAPFNPRPHWGKLFTVSPAVLEKRYEKLPEFRELAGQMDPKGKFRNAFLNLNVFKA; the protein is encoded by the coding sequence ATGAACAAACGAACTTTCATCAAACTTTCATCGGCATTAATGACGGCTCCGTTACTTTCCCCGCTCGCAGGCTGGGCCCAGGCCGATAAGCTCCGCAACTGGGCAGGCAACCTTGAATACAGCACCGATAGGCTGGATCTGGGCAAAAATTTGAAGCAGGTACAAACGATCGTCAAGAAATACCCGAAGCTGAAAGTACTCGGAACGCGGCATTGCTTCAACGATATTGCGGATACGAAAGACCAGTTTATTTCCGTAGTCGGTGCGGAGGAGGTGATGGATTTGGATACCAAAAATAAAACCGTGACCGTGAACGCAGGGCTCAAATACGGCCAGCTGGCGCCTTACCTGCATGAACAAGGCTTCGCGCTGCCTAACCTCGCCTCGCTGCCGCACATCTCCGTTGCGGGCGCCTGTGCAACGGCCACGCACGGGTCCGGCGAAAAAAACGGCAACCTGGCTACCGCAGTTTCTGCATTTGAAATGGTGACGGCCGACGGGGAAGTGTTGAAGTTGAGCAGGGAAAAAGACGGAGAGAAATTCAATGCGGCGGTGGTGCATCTGGGCGCTTTGGGCGTGGTGACAAAAGTGACGCTGGACGTGCAGCCGACGTTTATGATGGGCCAATATGTGTATGAAAATGTGCCATTGAGCCAGCTGAAAGCACATTTCGATGAGATAGAGGCCAGCGGTTACAGCGTGAGTTTGTTTACCAACTGGGCCGCCGATGACATTACCGAGGTGTGGGTTAAATTTAAAACCAATAGTGCCAAGCCGTTGAAAGCGCTGCCCGACAAGGAATTTTTCGGCGGGAAGCTCGCTACCAAAAACCTGCACCCGATCCCTGAGCTCTCGGCCGAAAACTGCACCGAGCAGATGGGCGTGCCGGGGCCTTGGTACGAGCGGATGCCGCATTTCAAAATGGGTTTTACGCCCAGCAGCGGCAAAGAGCTGCAATCGGAGTATTTTGTTCCGAGAAAAAACGCGGTGGACGCGATCCTGGCAATTTCCAGAATGGGTAAACAAATCAGCCCGCATTTGTTTACATCCGAAATCAGGACCATTGCGGCCGATAACCTTTGGCTGAGCCCGTGTTACAAGCAGGATTCAGTGGCGATCCACTTTACCTGGAAGCAGGACTGGCCGGCGGTGAGCAAGTTGCTGCCGGTGATCGAGCGGGAGCTGGCGCCATTCAATCCGAGGCCGCATTGGGGCAAGCTGTTCACGGTGTCGCCCGCGGTGCTGGAAAAGCGGTACGAAAAGCTGCCGGAATTCCGCGAACTGGCCGGGCAAATGGACCCGAAAGGGAAGTTTCGGAATGCATTTCTGAATTTGAATGTGTTTAAGGCATAG